DNA from Xanthomonas hyacinthi:
AGCGCCAGCAGCGACAGGGCGGAAATCCTTGCGAATCGCTTGTTCATTTCTGGTCCATTCGGCAGGGCACGCCGAGGCGCGCCGGGGAAAACCGCTACGATTCTACCCTTGACCATGGAAAGCCGTAGATGAGCGCCCAGCCCGGAACCCTGCATGTCGTCGCCACGCCGATCGGCAATCTCGCCGACCTGACGCCGCGCGCGCAGGAGGTGCTGCGCGCGGTCGCCGCGATCTGCGCCGAGGACACCCGCCGCAGCGGCCAGCTGCTGGCGCATTTCGGCATCGACAAGCCGCTGGTCGCGCTGCACGAACACAATGAGGACGCGCTGGCGCAGCGCATCGTCGCGCGCCTGCTCGGCGGCGATTCGCTGGCCCTGGTCAGCGACGCCGGCACCCCACTGGTCAGCGACCCCGGCTACCGGCTGGTGCGCGCCGCGCGCGAGGCCGGGGTGCGGGTCAGCCCGGTGCCCGGCGCCTGCGCGGCGATCGCCGCGCTCAGCGTGGCCGGCCTGCCCAGCGACCGTTTCAGCTTCGAGGGCTTCCTGCCGGCCAAGGCCTCCGGCCGCCGCGAGCGCCTGGCGCGCCTGGCCGGCGAGCCGCGCACCCTGGTGTTCTACGAATCGGCGCACCGCATCGTCGAGTCCCTGGCCGACTGCCGCGCCGCGTTCGGCGACGCGCGCCCGGCGGTGCTGGCGCGCGAGCTGACCAAGCTGTTCGAGACCGTGCTCGACGGCAGCCTGGCCGAACTGCAGGCGCAGGTGGAAGCCGACGACAACCAGCGCAAGGGCGAGTTCGTGCTGATCGTGCAGGGTGCCGGCGACGATGCCGACGCGCAGCTGGCCGAGGGCCGCCGCGTCTATGCCACGCTCAGCGCGCACCTGCCGCCGTCCACCGCCGCCAAGCTGGCCGCGGAGATCACCGGCGCGCCGCGCAAGGCGTTGTATGGGGGGTGAGGTGGCCGCATACCGAGCGCATGCCGGCCGACCTGCCGCGTGCGATCGCCAACCTGCGTTCCCAGGCAAATGCGCTATCAGGCGACGGCCGAGTATCGGAACCCTGCTTGCTCGGCTTCCCATCCCAGCATCGCCAACCCGATGCTTTTGGGGACGGGCTTCTCGCCGCTTCGGTAGTAGGCCAGCATGCGCCGGCTCACGCCCAATGCCGCGGCGGCCGAATCCAGCGTCAGGTCGTGGCGATGCATCCAGGCGATGATCTGCTGGTGTGAGTAGTCGCCTGCTTGCTCAATGGCGAGTGCCCGCAGGTTGTCACTGGCGAGCGCTAGGTCATCGTTGCCGTCGAAGATGACGCCACGTTTCCATTCATCGAGCGAGACCTTGTGGAAGACATGCGGCATCCGCGCCTTCTTCAAGGAAGGGTGCGAGGCCAGGACTTCGCTTAGATCGACCCTGCAAGTGAAGCCGTCGGCGAAGGTCAACGCAAGTTCGCCGATATCTACGGCCTTCACCTGGGTAATGACGAATTGAGGCTGGTTCATGGATTCAACTCCTGCCATCGGGTGACGAGGTCGGCCTTGTTCGCGGCGGCCCATTCGAGTGCCGCACTCAGCTCGCGTCGGCTTAGTCGGCCGGAGAGAACCGCAAGGGTTTCGATGACGATCAGGGCTTCTCGACCATCCTTGGTGCGGACGTGGAAATGTGGCGGAAGATGGTCGGCCGCATACATCGTGACGACGCTGTTGGCGAAACGGACGATTGTCGGCATGCGCCCAAAATAGTGCAATCATTGCATCGGCGCAAGGGTGAGGGCCTTGCTGTGCGCGTGGGTCAGCCTGAAAAGGTGTTTTTTCACAGCGAGGCTAAAGCCTCCAAACCCGGGAGCCGGCGCGGGAGTCTGGAGATTTGGAAAAAGTGGCGGAGCCGGCCGATAAGCCGGGTTCTGTCGTGGACAGTCATTCTTCTAGGCGCCGCGTCACCGCGGCGCTCGAGCAACCTACCCGGACCCGACGCGGGCAGCGCCATGAGGTCCCTATTTGGTCTTGCTCCAGGTGGGGTTTGCCGTACCGGTCCGTTACCGGACTCGCGGTGCGCTCTTACCGCACCATTTCACCCTTACCGGTCTGCTTGCGCAGACTTAGGCGGTATCTTTCTGTTGCACTGATCCGTCGGCTCGCGCCGCCCAGGCGTTACCTGGCACCTTGCCCTATGGAGCCCGGACTTTCCTCGGCATCCCGCTGCACCGAAATGCACCGGGATGACGCGACTGCCTGGCCGACTCCGCCATAGATATTGTCGCACGTGTGGTGCGGCTGCGCCGCGCGGGATCGGGTGCCCGGAAAGCGACGGGAGCGACACGCCTCGTTTTTGCTTTTGTTCCTACCGGATCCCTGCTCCCGGGATCCTGGTCCCGACGGGCGTTTCCAGCCGCGTCTCCCCCAGGAACACCCCATCGGGGCCGAAGCGGCGCTCGTGGATCCAGCCGCGTCCGGCGCCGTCCACCGCCACGATGGTGCTGGCGCGGGTGCCGTAGTCGTGGCCGCGAATGAAGGCCGGCGACAGGCGCCGCTCCAGCGCCAGGCCCACGCCGGTGTCCGGCAGCCGCGCGTCGGCGGCGATGGTCTCGTCGGCCAGCGCCCGCCATAGCGGGGACAGGTCCTCGTCGTCGGCAGCGATCCAGCCCGCCAGGACCTCGCACAGGCGTACCGTTTTCGGCCAGGGCGCATCCAGCGCGCCGTTGGACATGCCGTGGATGCCGGGCGCCAGGCGCTGCCGGGCAGGCGGATGGTTGCCCAGGTATTCCGCGCCGTCGGCGTCGGCCAGCAGCAGGTTGAACGGCGGATAGGCGTCGGCGCGCAGCGCCAGCGCGTCGGCGAAGGCGGCCGCCGACGCGGCGCCGGCCAGGTAGTCGGCGACCAGCGCGCCGCGCGAGGCGCCGGACATCGACGCCAGCGGGTCGCGCACGTTGGTGACCACGCTGCAGCGGCCGGCGGCGTCCAGGCCGACCCAACTGCCGCCGGAGCGCAGGTCGCGCCCGGCCAGCACGCGCTGCGCCGGCGCCGCCCAGCGCTGCAGCGGCGCGGTCGGGCGGGCGTGGAATTCGTCGCGGTTGCCGGCCAGCAGCAGGCGCCAGCGCGGGTGCGATTCGAGGGCGAGGGCGACCAGGCACATAGGCGGCGAATTGTGCGGCTTTGCGCAGGGCCGTGCGCGGTGGCCGGTGGCGGACGCGGCAGCTGGCCGCTGTCTTAACGCCTGGTGCACAGGGCTGAATTTCCGCTCAATCTCAAAATATGAGACGAAACAGCAACTTGTGGATAAGCTTTGAACAAGTCTCTAAGGAATGGCGCAAGCCATTGATGTGGCTAGCGATTTATCGCTCGCAAAGGTGTTGACAACCTTTCGGGCGCTGCTAAGGTGGGCACTCGAGGGAAAACCGGGTTTTTTGTGGTTTTTCGTGGTTCAATGACCGTCCAGGCGGATTTGAAAAGGTGTAGGCGTCGTGTTTCAGGGCGAGACCGCAATCACAGTGGACGACAAGGGGCGTATGGCGGTTCCCACCGCGTACCGCGACCTCGTCGTGCGTGCGAGCGGCAATCGGCTGGTGCTGACCTACAACCCGTTCGAGGCCGGATGCCTGTGGCTGTACGCGGAAAAGGAATGGGAGCGGGTCCGTGACGACGTCATGGCCAAGCCCAACACCCAGCGCGTGGTGCGGGTGCTGCAGCAGAAGCTGGTGGGTTCCTCGGCCGCGCTGGAGCTGGACGCCAACAGCCGCATCACCATTCCGCCGAGCCATCGCGCCGCGGTGGGCATTGAAAAGCGCGCCGTGCTGTTGGGCATGGGCGACAAGTTCGAACTATGGAGCGAGCAGGCTCATCGCGCACTGATCCAGCAGACATTGTCTGATGAGGATCTGGGCGATGGATTGCTCGATCTGAAGTTGTGAGCCGGGGTGTCCGGATGCGCGGACAGGCGCAGGCCGGTCACCTTCCGGTGTCGCAACCGCCGGCGGCGCATGTGCCGGTGTTGTTCGCGCAGGTCATGGACGGGCTGCAGGTGATCGAAGACGGAATCTATCTGGATGGCACGTTCGGGCGTGGCGGACACGCGCGCGGGGTGCTGCACGAACTCGGCCCGGGAGGCCGGCTGCTGTTGATGGACAAGGATCCCGAGGCGATCGCCGAAGCCGAACATGCGTTCGGTGGCGACGCGCGCGTGCGCATCCGTCGCGGCAGCTTCGCCGAACTCGGGCAATGGGACGCCGCCGCCGGCCTGGACGGGGTGCTGTTCGACCTGGGCGTGTCCTCGCCGCAGCTGGACGTGGCCGAACGTGGTTTCTCGTTCGGCAAGGACGGCCCGCTGGACATGCGCATGGACCCGGACGCCGGCGAGAGCGCCGCGCAGTGGCTGGCGCGCGCCGACGAGCGCGCCATCGCCGAGGTGCTGTGGACCTACGGCGACGAACGCCAGAGCCGGCGCATCGCCCGCGCGATCGTGGCGCGCCGCGCCGAGCAGCCGCTGACCCGCACCGCGCAGCTGGCCGAGCTGATCGCCAGCGTGATGCCGCGCGGCGACAGCAAGACCCACCCGGCCACGCGCAGCTTCCAGGCGATCCGCATCCACATCAACCGCGAACTGGCCGACCTCGAAGCCGGGCTGGACGCGGCATTGGCCAGGCTCAAGCCCGGCGGCCGGCTGGCGGTGATCAGCTTCCACTCGCTGGAAGACCGCATCGTCAAGCAGTTCATGAACCGCCACGCCAAGGCCCCGCCGAGCAACCGCCGCCTGCCCGAGGCGCAGCCGTTCGTGCCGACGCTGCAGCTGCATGGCGGCGCGATCAAGGCCGACGCCGACGAACTGGCCGGCAACCCGCGTGCGCGCAGCGCGGTGCTGCGGGTGGCGGAAAAGCTGGGAATCGGGAATCGGGAATCGGGAATCGGTAGAAGCGAAAGCAAGAGCCCCATTTCCGGCGCGGAAGGTTCCAGCGCGCAGGCGACTTGCTCTTCCCCATTCCCCATTCCCCATTCCCCATTCCCGCCGACTCATGACGCGCTCCACAGGAGCGCGCCATGAGCCGGCTGCTGCTCATCGTGCTGCTCGCCTGCACCATTGCCTCGGCGATCGGGGTGGTGTACATGCGCCACCGCCATCGCCAGCTGTTCGTCGAGCTGTCGCGGCTGGAGCACAACCGCGACGAGCTGAACATCGAATTCGGCCGGCTGCAGCTGGAGCAGGCGACCTGGGCCGAAAGCAATCGCGTCGACCAGGTCGCGCGCGAGCGGCTGGGCATGAAGTTCCCGGAAACCGGCGACATCGTGGTGGTGCGGCCATGAGCAAGACCGGCCGCAACCGCCCGCGCAGCAACTTCAATCTCCGTGGCCGGCTGGTGCTGGTCGGTGCGGCGCTGAGCCTGTGCTCGGTCACCCTGATCGGCCGCGCCGCCTACGTGCAGATCATCAATAGCGATTTCTACCAGCGCCAGGGCGAGGCGCGCTACCTGCGCGAGCTGCCGATCGCGACCTCGCGCGGCATGATCACCGACCGCAACGGCGAGCCGCTGGCGGTGTCCACGCCGGTGGAGTCGATCTGGGTCAATCCGCAGGAACTGCTGCGCAATCCCGACCGCATTCCGCAATTGGCGCAGGCGCTGGAACTGCCCAGCGACGAACTGGCCGCCAAGCTGTCGCAGAAGGTGGACAAGGAGTTCATGTACCTCAAGCGCCGGATCAATCCGGACAAGGCGCATGCGGTGGTCGCGCTGGGCATCCCGGGCGTGTTCTCGCAGCGCGAGTTCCGCCGCTTCTACCCGCAGGGCGAAGCGATGGCGCACGTGCTCGGCTTCACCAACATCGACGACCGCGGCCAGGAAGGGCTGGAGCTGGCGTTCGACGAATGGCTGCGCGGCAAGCCCGGCTCCAAGCGCGTGATCCGCGACCGCAAGGGCGCGATCGTGGAGAGCATCGACCTGGTCAAGCCGGCCGAGCCGGGCAAGGACCTGACCCTCAGCATCGATCGCCGCATCCAGTTCCTGGCCTACAAGGAACTGCGCAACGCGCTGGTGGAAAACAACGCCGCCGGTGGTTCGATCGTGGTGATGGACGTGGCCACCGGCGAGATCATGGCCATGGTCAACCTGCCGACCTACAACCCGAACTCGGTCACCGGGGTCAATTCCGATGCGCGCCGCAACCGCGCGGTCACCGACCTGGTCGAGCCGGGTTCGACGATGAAGCCGCTGACCATCTCCACCGCGCTCAAGGCCGGGGTGGTGACCAAGGACACGCTGATCGACACCAACCCGGGCTACATGGCGATCGGCCGCTTCACCATCAA
Protein-coding regions in this window:
- the rsmI gene encoding 16S rRNA (cytidine(1402)-2'-O)-methyltransferase: MSAQPGTLHVVATPIGNLADLTPRAQEVLRAVAAICAEDTRRSGQLLAHFGIDKPLVALHEHNEDALAQRIVARLLGGDSLALVSDAGTPLVSDPGYRLVRAAREAGVRVSPVPGACAAIAALSVAGLPSDRFSFEGFLPAKASGRRERLARLAGEPRTLVFYESAHRIVESLADCRAAFGDARPAVLARELTKLFETVLDGSLAELQAQVEADDNQRKGEFVLIVQGAGDDADAQLAEGRRVYATLSAHLPPSTAAKLAAEITGAPRKALYGG
- a CDS encoding DUF2442 domain-containing protein; translation: MNQPQFVITQVKAVDIGELALTFADGFTCRVDLSEVLASHPSLKKARMPHVFHKVSLDEWKRGVIFDGNDDLALASDNLRALAIEQAGDYSHQQIIAWMHRHDLTLDSAAAALGVSRRMLAYYRSGEKPVPKSIGLAMLGWEAEQAGFRYSAVA
- a CDS encoding DUF4160 domain-containing protein; translation: MPTIVRFANSVVTMYAADHLPPHFHVRTKDGREALIVIETLAVLSGRLSRRELSAALEWAAANKADLVTRWQELNP
- a CDS encoding NRDE family protein yields the protein MCLVALALESHPRWRLLLAGNRDEFHARPTAPLQRWAAPAQRVLAGRDLRSGGSWVGLDAAGRCSVVTNVRDPLASMSGASRGALVADYLAGAASAAAFADALALRADAYPPFNLLLADADGAEYLGNHPPARQRLAPGIHGMSNGALDAPWPKTVRLCEVLAGWIAADDEDLSPLWRALADETIAADARLPDTGVGLALERRLSPAFIRGHDYGTRASTIVAVDGAGRGWIHERRFGPDGVFLGETRLETPVGTRIPGAGIR
- a CDS encoding division/cell wall cluster transcriptional repressor MraZ encodes the protein MAVPTAYRDLVVRASGNRLVLTYNPFEAGCLWLYAEKEWERVRDDVMAKPNTQRVVRVLQQKLVGSSAALELDANSRITIPPSHRAAVGIEKRAVLLGMGDKFELWSEQAHRALIQQTLSDEDLGDGLLDLKL
- the rsmH gene encoding 16S rRNA (cytosine(1402)-N(4))-methyltransferase RsmH, with amino-acid sequence MRGQAQAGHLPVSQPPAAHVPVLFAQVMDGLQVIEDGIYLDGTFGRGGHARGVLHELGPGGRLLLMDKDPEAIAEAEHAFGGDARVRIRRGSFAELGQWDAAAGLDGVLFDLGVSSPQLDVAERGFSFGKDGPLDMRMDPDAGESAAQWLARADERAIAEVLWTYGDERQSRRIARAIVARRAEQPLTRTAQLAELIASVMPRGDSKTHPATRSFQAIRIHINRELADLEAGLDAALARLKPGGRLAVISFHSLEDRIVKQFMNRHAKAPPSNRRLPEAQPFVPTLQLHGGAIKADADELAGNPRARSAVLRVAEKLGIGNRESGIGRSESKSPISGAEGSSAQATCSSPFPIPHSPFPPTHDALHRSAP
- the ftsL gene encoding cell division protein FtsL, with protein sequence MSRLLLIVLLACTIASAIGVVYMRHRHRQLFVELSRLEHNRDELNIEFGRLQLEQATWAESNRVDQVARERLGMKFPETGDIVVVRP
- a CDS encoding peptidoglycan D,D-transpeptidase FtsI family protein; this encodes MSKTGRNRPRSNFNLRGRLVLVGAALSLCSVTLIGRAAYVQIINSDFYQRQGEARYLRELPIATSRGMITDRNGEPLAVSTPVESIWVNPQELLRNPDRIPQLAQALELPSDELAAKLSQKVDKEFMYLKRRINPDKAHAVVALGIPGVFSQREFRRFYPQGEAMAHVLGFTNIDDRGQEGLELAFDEWLRGKPGSKRVIRDRKGAIVESIDLVKPAEPGKDLTLSIDRRIQFLAYKELRNALVENNAAGGSIVVMDVATGEIMAMVNLPTYNPNSVTGVNSDARRNRAVTDLVEPGSTMKPLTISTALKAGVVTKDTLIDTNPGYMAIGRFTIKDVPRNNGVLTVTGVITRSSNIGAAKIAAKLPDQTFYDQIHSYGYGSAPHSGFPGESAGVLPSPGRWSGSSKTTMSYGYGLSVTPLQIARAYCALGNGGKLVTPTFVKGQHEDTKDVLSPAIAKEVVSMMETVVTQGGAKGAAILGYHVAGKTGTARLNGPGGYIHGHYNALFAGLVPASNPRFATVIVINDPQGAKYYGGLVSAPVFHNVMEGALRLMDVPPDDIQAWLAAQAAGKSGHAPPPVAVEPDPAVVPDAAAEVEAALPSARAVAPPPPAAQPVPLQETRQ